A single window of Nicotiana sylvestris chromosome 3, ASM39365v2, whole genome shotgun sequence DNA harbors:
- the LOC138887544 gene encoding uncharacterized protein encodes MDFVVGLLQISRKSNAIWVIVDRLTNFAHFIPVGTTYSLERLAEIYIHEIFDPGEARLLVTEFVQDAFDKVKLIQDRLRTTQSRKKSYTNRKVRDVSYMVGEKVLLRVSPMMGVMRFEKKGKLSPQYIGSFEVLDRIGEVAFKLVLLPSLSSVHPVFHVSMLRKYVGDPSHVFDFRTVQLDGDLTYNMESVAILDWHI; translated from the exons atggattttgtagttgggcttctACAGATTTCGAGGAAGTctaatgctatttgggtgattgtggatcggttgaccaatttcgcgcatttcattccagttgggactacttattctttggagcggttggctgagatctacaTCCACGAGATT TTTgatccgggtgaggctaggctattggttACTGAATTTGTTCAGGATGCTTTTGACAAGGTTAAGTTAATTCAGGATCGGCTTCGCACGACGCAGTCTAGGAAGAAGAGTTACACCaataggaaggttcgtgatgtttcttaCATGGTGGGAGAGAAGGTATTGCTTAGAGTTTCACCCATGatgggtgttatgaggttcgagaagaagggcaagttgagccctcagtatattgggtcttttgaggtgcttgacaggattggagaggtggctttcAAGCTTGTATTGCTGCCTAGTCTGTCGAGTGTTCATCCAGtctttcatgtttcgatgcttcggaagtatgtcggtgatccgtctcatgtgttcGATTTccgcacggttcagttggatggtgatttgacttataatatggagtcggtggccattttggattggcatatttga
- the LOC138887545 gene encoding uncharacterized protein codes for MVVPNAKAPLTRPPQLYPQRLAKQNNENQFKKFIDMMKSLSINVTLVEALKHMPGYAKFMKDLLEDPGAFTMPSTTGSADFAKALCDLGASINLMPYSVFKTLGIGQPRHTSMRLQMEDMTMKRPLRIIDNVLVRVTKFILPANFVILDCEVDYEQFVIEVIVEDTSAVINVEDPLEAVLLNHDVTEDEGLVEYVNALQRMGSYIYEPRKLSLDLENRKTPPANPSIEEPPVLELKPLPSHLR; via the exons ATGGTAGTGCCCAATGCAAAGGCTCCTTTGACAAGGCCTCCTCAACTATACCCTCAGAGGCTTGCAAAACAGAACAATGAGAACCAGTTCAAGaaatttattgatatgatgaagagcttgtcgATAAATGTaactttggtggaggctcttaaaCATATGCCAGGATAcgccaagtttatgaaagacttg CTAGAAGACCCCGGTGCTTTTACAATGCCGTCCACTACTGGTAGTGCCGATTTTGCCAAAGCTTTGTGCGACTTAGGGGCAAGCATTAACTTGATGCCATATTCTGTGTTTAAGACATtggggattgggcaaccaaggcaCACATCCATGAGGTTGCAGATGGAGGATATGACAATGAAGAGGCCATTGAGGATTATAGATAATGTGCTTGTGCGAGTAACCAAGTTCATACTTCCCGCGAACTTTGTAATTCTGGACTGCGAGGTTGACTATGAG CAATTTGTGATAGAGGTGATTGTTGAAGACACCAGCGCTGTGATAaatgtggaggaccctttggAAGCTGTGTTGTTGAACCATGATGTGACTGAAGATGAAGGCTTGGTGGAATATGTCAATGCTTTGCAACGAATGGGTTCTTACATATATGAGCCCCGGaaactttccttggatcttgagaaccgCAAGACTCCACCAGCAAAtccctcaatcgaggagcctcccgtattggagttgaagcctttgccttcacacctcag gtag